The Plasmodium brasilianum strain Bolivian I chromosome 14, whole genome shotgun sequence genome contains a region encoding:
- a CDS encoding phosphatidylinositol synthase codes for MKQKNVYLYIPNIIGYIRVLLLLAGFVIRQENVLLFAIFYAISQILDSLDGFTARKFNQTSVFGQILDQITDRLSTSLLYLLNASVYDEYITIIGLIMIADIGGHYIHATSCAIEGNKTHKKIEKGNMLLKLYYEKPTVMVICIIAYESFWVSAYILKVADKRQFIYKIGYYMFIFSCPLAAFKTFTNLSQGIHGVKSLVEMDNKRG; via the exons ATGAAACAGAAGAACGTTTATTTGTACATACCAAATATTATTG GTTATATTAgagttttattattattagctGGTTTTGTAATACGTCAGGAGAATGTACTACTCTTTGCAATATTTTATGCTATTAGTCAAATTTTAGATTCCTTGGATGGGTTCACAGCAAGGAAGTTTAATCAAA cATCCGTTTTTGGTCAAATTTTAGATCAAATTACAGACAG gTTATCAACGAGCTTGTTATATCTCCTCAATGCTAGTGTCTACGATGAGTACATAAcaa TTATAGGATTAATTATGATTGCGGATATAGGGGGGCACTACATTCATGCAACATc ATGTGCCATCGAAGGAAATAAAACTCATaagaaaattgaaaaaggaaatatgtTGCTTAAACTATATTATGAGAAACCAA ctGTGATGGTTATTTGTATAATTGCTTATGAGTCCTTTTGGGTTTccgcatatatattaaaagttgCAGATAAAAgacaatttatatataaaatag GTTACtacatgttcatattttcatgTCCACTGGCAGCGTTCAAAACA TTCACAAACTTATCTCAAGGAATACACGGTGTAAAAAGTTTAGTAGAGATGGACAATAAAAGAGGATGA
- a CDS encoding tRNA (adenine(58)-N(1))-methyltransferase catalytic subunit TRM61, with translation MLIKENDSVILYVDEDNIELVKLKNDGMLINKKGTFLHRDIIGKEYGSKIYDTLDKNFIYVLKRTPELIATSLKKKTQTLYEHDISFICLLCNALPNKKIVEAGTGTGCLTYALANCILPYGTVYTFEYNEERYNEVKKEFGNFGNIKNNIKFYHKDIINYKFDEFMPDDIDSVFLDMPNPWLCVKNVKKILKERGVFVIFLPCIEQVYKINETLEEHSFCEIVTYELINKSWKIIFNKNEKRITTQRKDDLSNGSHLVLPDNPLMDCASLMYRLCQRENKTHTGYLTMARKQLNDEHEQVEFEFKGVME, from the coding sequence atgttaataaaagaaaatgataGCGTAATTCTGTATGTTGATGAGGACAATATAGaattagtaaaattaaaaaatgatggcatgttaataaataaaaaaggaacattTTTACATAGAGATATAATAGGAAAGGAATATggaagtaaaatatatgatacgttagataaaaattttatctatGTGTTGAAAAGAACTCCAGAATTAATAGCTacaagtttaaaaaaaaaaactcagactttatatgaacatgacatatcttttatatgtttattatgtaatgcattaccaaataaaaaaattgtagaaGCTGGTACAGGCACAGGTTGTTTAACATATGCCTTAGCTAATTGCATTTTACCATATGGAACAGTTTATACATTTGAATATAATGAAGAGAGATataatgaagtaaaaaaggaatttggaaattttggaaatataaaaaataatataaaattttatcataaagatattataaattacaagTTTGATGAGTTTATGCCTGATGATATAGACTCAGTTTTTCTTGATATGCCTAATCCATGGCTATgtgttaaaaatgtaaaaaagattttaaaagaaaggggagtgtttgttatttttttaccttgCATTGAACAggtttataaaataaatgaaactTTAGAAGAACATTCCTTTTGTGAAATTGTGACATACGAACTGATAAATAAATCGtggaaaattatttttaataaaaatgaaaaaagaataacaacTCAAAGGAAAGATGATCTCTCGAATGGTAGTCATTTAGTTCTTCCAGACAACCCTCTCATGGATTGTGCATCTCTCATGTACCGCTTATGCCAGAGGGAGAACAAAACGCACACTGGATATTTGACCATGGCAAGGAAGCAGTTGAATGACGAGCATGAGCAAGTGGAGTTTGAATTTAAGGGGGTTATGGAGTAA
- a CDS encoding transcription factor MYB1 encodes MEGEREEFENLSELEGKLQTQLDIVEKLISITKDNIEKLNEYINKKYNEIKTLASKKPTRINWDKAENRTHMSLFYNKDIGFAPSNDDALKLLQFQSMFSNYRKKYEYKKNEWTKKDIDLLFNTVENISKKYALHYLIDPELSYEVKEQKRKEIEEERDAKNILTKIKLYFDEKEKLATITDDCDCAHSYCEEGKAVNGQENDLAANRIANGLAKNTNANSFAMFSKDFWNLVADSLKNVQNARECQKTWLYYGCFEDDKQKKWSKEELNKLLLLSKKYNEREWKTIARELNTNRSPLSCFEQYIKINKLYDTSEKKVKLERIAFNALEDIQLQILVSIIGDKNWSDVKKHMESLYSNIKRIQTRKKNSTGENEKHKKFLNDEISYKRRYLRLAKSRKGNE; translated from the coding sequence ATGGAGGGGGAAAGGGAGGAATTCGAAAATTTGAGTGAACTAGAAGGAAAATTGCAAACTCAGTTAGACATTGTAGAAAAGTTAATAAGTATAACAAAGGATAATATAGAAAagttaaatgaatatataaacaaaaaatataatgaaataaaaacattagcAAGTAAGAAACCAACAAGAATTAATTGGGATAAGGCAGAAAACAGAACGCATAtgtctttattttataacaaaGATATAGGATTTGCTCCTTCGAATGATGAtgctttaaaattattacaattcCAATCTATGTTTTCAAATTATCGTAAGAagtatgaatataaaaaaaatgaatggacAAAGAAAGACATAGATCTTTTATTTAACACAGTAGagaatatatcaaaaaaatatgctcttcattatttaatagaTCCAGAATTATCATATGAAGTGAAAGAGCAGAAACgaaaagaaatagaagagGAAAGGGATGCTAAAAATATACTCACCAAAATAAAGTTGTATTTtgatgaaaaggaaaaattagcGACGATTACGGATGATTGCGATTGTGCGCATTCGTATTGTGAGGAAGGGAAAGCGGTAAATGGGCAAGAGAACGATTTGGCTGCAAACAGGATAGCTAATGGTTTGGCTAAAAACACTAATGCGAACAGTTTTGCAATGTTTTCTAAAGATTTCTGGAATCTTGTGGCAGATAGCTTGAAAAACGTGCAAAATGCAAGAGAGTGTCAGAAGACTTGGTTATACTATGGATGTTTTGAGGAtgacaaacaaaaaaaatggtccaaggaagaattaaataaattattattattaagcaaaaaatataatgaaagaGAATGGAAAACTATTGCAAGGGAGTTAAATACAAATAGAAGTCCATTAAGTTGCTTCGAgcaatatattaaaataaataaattatatgatacaagtgaaaaaaaagtcaAATTAGAAAGAATAGCATTTAATGCTTTAGAAGATATACAATTACAGATCTTGGTGTCTATTATTGGTGATAAAAATTGGTCTGATGTTAAAAAGCATATGGAAAGTCtttattcaaatattaaaagaattcaaacaagaaaaaaaaatagtactggtgaaaatgaaaaacacaAGAAGTTCCTTAACGACGAAATCTCGTACAAGAGGAGGTATCTCCGTCTTGCCAAGTCGAGGAAGGGCAATGAGTAG
- a CDS encoding exportin-T: protein MDELEVAILCLYGNENEQISKNDAQKFCENFQNTMDSWKYCINKLVESDKLEIKFYCVHVLIDKLSILKIDDLIYIKNSLYNYLEKKYITVNEDICVVNKIVQLYVSLIEVLYPNNMNDAFKFLLNLIMINNDMRIKNLYITFFLKIMNMIDADYIDNMYSKKNIQVTTHLKEAIKNNDLPIIIECFYFIMNLNIESQSSLSIFTLSKYITWIDINYVVNDKILGFIYQGLNSMNTITEASYCFLTALIRKGMSAVNKIQFIENVNIIYILENVPKTTELSFDINKNIMLKRGELINYLCLELTESIYEITKLKDYNMNILKYNEICDKANNMIFLVLPHALNIFAVDNFYIASTVEKFFSLFFTKFKSIVDLPSSTLTINNSISSDKTNNINMNINTYKIPVSKLNVFINTLICTTVNKFEFPLYINEDYDEEDEDFIAFNTFRGNMEKLFQRLILFDKLKAIEIIKNAIIYINQNFDNLKWNSIESNLYAFYITTSIYTDYKSSASSLSANSNTSAVNSTNTANHSNSNTADYTSNTVNHNGIKNAVIAANSTSKNHMDSFKQQKELAGLTADYNKLLFDCLMELLKNRKIVNCSNHLININLMEIFQRLNLFFLKNPEYIEYSLHVFITNGIRSNKNKVVKRAVHIFKKFLKTNSSVISKYIKEILHMLEPFLEIPSVQQKINKGNNTNNTNTTNNTNNTNNTNNINRSMLDNNISLDDDTIKSIYNYIYSDKNYTYEDQIDIYETAGLLLLHYDFSRIKKASRSEKSHQQQSTIVGNVSISGNLSSDGLGANIGNADTNSVYTDVCTDLNTRNEKMNEELIPNYKDRIFFFNGILKKLVENLATIKNLFLNSSRTQHDNLCLSFTCSVVIRCIGALCKNVNINMTDPLINDLDNTLGMIISESLELFYNNYIVRDSVLFTYRILSNLFKELSLNYTIKILPYFYNISYNIIMTKMEKSGIRTVPGSSNNSDSASGIPPGRAQNDNSFSFDMITPTSYQMVSRGTTNEGTKFSSLYQEELKYLYNELNELSILVCHLISTYKEKSFDTFVKPYIHNITQIHINVWKCINVQSVEMQREQNSVLSPLLLILYNISLNIPSSIHNFISFKNIALNHKHFCELFSNDEIMKTNISDAITSILLISLNYKNTNDLNICFYSAQTVSNMLNNAACMANANEILSKYPLIQIIDTLCVTLKSLDYSDPKNKKIIQEVLNIFRLFCGFKVNANCLPNKITQNSQICLHNSLLEVFKNNRNDIGVLFQAINANNQQQFRQILSNLVI from the exons ATGGACGAGCTGGAAGTAGCAATTTTATGCTTGTATGGAAACGAAAATGAGCAGATCAGCAAAAATGATGCGCAGAAATTTTGTGAGAATTTTCAAAACACTATGGATAGTTGGAAATACTGCATTAACAAGCTTGTTGAGTCAGataaattagaaataaaattttattgcgTTCATGTATTAATTGATAAATTGTCCATATTGAAAATAGAtgatttgatatatataaaaaattccttatataattatttagaaaaaaagtatattacaGTGAATGAAGATATATGTGTGGTAAACAAAATAGTGCAGTTGTATGTATCATTGATAGAAGTATTATATCCTAACAATATGAATGATGCATTCAAATTTTTactaaatttaattatgataaataatgatatgagaataaaaaatttatatataactttttttttaaaaataatgaatatgatTGATGCAGATTATATTGACAATATGTActccaaaaaaaatatacaagtaACAACACATTTGAAAGaagcaataaaaaataatgatttgCCAATAATTATtgaatgtttttattttataatgaatttaaatattGAGAGTCAGAGTAGTCTTagtatttttactttatccAAATATATAACCTGGattgatataaattatgttgtaaatgataaaattctTGGTTTTATATATCAGGGATTAAATTCGATGAACACTATAACTGAAGCGAGTTATTGCTTCTTAACTGCGTTAATTCGTAAGGGTATGAGTGCagttaataaaatacaatttattgaaaatgtaaatattatttatatacttgaAAATGTACCTAAAACTACTGAGTTGTCTTTtgatataaacaaaaatattatgttaaaaagAGGAGAGCTGATTAACTACTTATGTTTAGAGTTAACGGAATCCATATATGAAATTACCAAATTGAAAGAttataatatgaacatattaaaatataatgaaatatgtgATAAGGCaaataatatgatatttttagTTTTACCACATGCTCTGAATATATTTGCTGTggataatttttacatagcTAGTACAGTAGAAAAGTTTTTCAGTTtgttttttacaaaatttaaaagtatTGTAGATTTACCTTCATCTACTCTTACAATCAATAATTCTATTTCATcagataaaacaaataatattaatatgaatataaatacttataaAATACCCGTCTCAAAGTTAAACGTATTTATTAATACCCTTATTTGTACTACtgtaaataaatttgaatttccattatatattaacgaAGATTATGATGAAGAGGATGAAGACTTTATAGCATTTAACACATTTAGAGGAAATATGGAAAAACTATTTCAACGATTAATATTATTCGATAAGTTAAAAGCCATCGAAATTATTAAGAATgctattatttacattaatcAAAATTTTGATAACCTTAAATGGAACAGTATTGAATCCAATTTATATGCCTTCTATATCACAACGTCCATTTATACAGATTATAAAAGCAGTGCATCTAGTCTGAGCGCAAATTCTAATACTAGCGCAGTTAATAGTACAAATACTGCTAAtcatagtaatagtaatacgGCTGATTATACTTCTAACACCGTTAACCACAATGGTATTAAGAACGCCGTAATAGCAGCGAACAGCACGAGTAAAAACCATATGGACAGCTTCAAGCAACAAAAAGAGTTAGCAGGTCTAACGGCAGATTATAACAAACTACTCTTTGATTGTTTAATGGAGTTACtgaaaaacagaaaaattgtaaattgTAGTAATCATCTTATCAATATCAATTTGATGGAAATATTTCAAAGactaaatttattttttcttaaaaatccTGAGTATATAGAATATTCTCTGCATGTATTTATAACTAACGGTATTAggagtaataaaaataaagtagtAAAAAGGgctgttcatattttcaagaaatttttaaaaactaatTCGTCTGTTatatctaaatatattaaagaaatacTACATATGTTGGAACCTTTTTTAGAAATTCCATCAgtacaacaaaaaataaacaaaggGAATAATACGAATAACACGAATACCAcaaataatactaataacACGAATAATACGAATAACATAAATAGAAGCATGCTAGATAATAACATATCTTTAGATGATGATACCATTAAATCcatttataattacatttattcggataaaaattatacatacgAGGATCAGATAGACATATACGAAACTGCAGGCCTATTGTTATTGCACTATGATTTCTCGAGGATTAAAAAAGCTTCAAGGAGTGAAAAATCTCATCAGCAGCAGAGCACAATCGTGGGTAATGTTAGTATTAGTGGTAATCTTAGTAGTGATGGTTTAGGTGCAAACATAGGTAATGCAGACACTAATAGTGTGTACACTGACGTATGCACGGATTTGAATACccgaaatgaaaaaatgaacgaaGAGCTAATACCGAATTATAAGgatagaatattttttttcaacggTATTTTGAAGAAATTAGTAGAAAACTTGGCTACAATTAAGAATctgtttttaaattcatcAAGAACACAACATGATAATTTATGCTTAAGTTTTACATGTAGTGTCGTTATTAGATGTATTGGTGCCTTAtgcaaaaatgtaaatattaatatgacAGATCCGTTAATAAATGATTTGGACAATACTTTAGGTATGATTATAAGTGAATCTTTAGaattgttttataataattatattgttaGAGACTCAGTGTTGTTTACTTATAGAATTCTTTCTAACttatttaaagaattatctctaaattatactattaaaattttaccatatttttataacatatcgtataatattataatgacAAAAATGGAGAAATCTGGTATTCGTACTGTTCCaggtagtagtaataatagtgaTAGTGCTAGTGGAATACCTCCTGGTAGAGCACAAAATGATAACTCGTTTTCATTCGATATGATTACACCTACGTCATATCAAATGGTAAGTAGGGGCACAACAAATGAAGGAACTAAGTTCTCTAGCTTATATCAAGAGgaattgaaatatttatataatgaattgaATGAATTAAGTATATTAGTTTGCCATCTCATATCAACATATAAAGAGAAGTCGTTTGACACTTTTGTTAAaccatatatacataacattACACAgattcatataaatgtatggaAATGTATTAATGTACAATCAGTTGAAATGCAGAGAGAACAGAATTCAGTATTATCCCCCTTATTACTAAtactttataatatttctttgaATATACCATCAtctattcataattttatctcatttaaaaatattgcttTAAATCATAAACACTTTTGTGAGTTATTTTCGAATGACGAGATTATGAAAACAAACATTTCAGATGCCATTACTAGTATATTACTTATATctttaaattacaaaaacaCCAATGATTtgaatatttgtttttactcTGCTCAAACGGTTTCTAACATGCTCAACAATGCCGCATGCATGGCCAACGCAAATGAG ATACTGAGTAAATATCCCTTAATACAAATCATAGACACTCTGTGTGTTACTCTCAAATCACTTGATTACTCGGATCCGAAGAATAAGAAG ATAATTCAAGaagttttaaatatatttcgaCTATTTTGTGGGTTTAAAGTGAATGCAAATTGCTTACCAAACAAAATTACGCAGAATTCACAAATATGCTTACATAATTCCCTGCTGGAAGTCTTTAAAAACAATCGTAATGATATTGGAGTTTTATTTCAA GCTATCAACGCGAACAATCAACAACAATTTAGGCAAATTTTGTCAAATCTAGTTATATGA